Proteins encoded within one genomic window of Companilactobacillus zhachilii:
- the gltX gene encoding glutamate--tRNA ligase has protein sequence MAKKSDNKIRVRYAPSPTGHLHIGNARTAIFNYLFARSHKGTFVIRIEDTDTKRNVEGGTKSQLENLKWLGVDWDEGPDVGGDYGPYRQSERKEIYQKYIDELLEKGLAYKSYLTEEQLTKMREDQEAHGQMPHYEYEFAGMTEEEKAAKIKEAEDAGLQPVVRFHVPHAKNYEWDDIVKGKVSIGSDTIGGDWVIQKRDGMPTYNFAVVIDDHLMEISHVLRGDDHVANTPKQLMIYDALGWEAPKFGHMTLIINTETGKKLSKRDESILQFIEQYRELGYLPEAMFNFITLLGWSPVGEDELFTRKQFIKIFDEHRLSKSPAKFDQKKLEWVNNQYVKTADVSEITDLVLGNLIEAKRIDAEPSTDEIQWVRHLTELYMPQMSYTQQIVDLSDVFFNQPEHLTDDEQKELADDDAKAAITDLKGKLEKITRFTATQIMAAIQSVRADTGVKGRKLYMPARIAATRTMHGPAIAETIELFGKEKALANIDKTLKEMN, from the coding sequence ATGGCAAAAAAGTCAGATAACAAAATTCGTGTAAGATATGCACCAAGTCCAACAGGTCACTTGCACATTGGGAATGCTAGAACAGCTATCTTTAACTACTTGTTCGCACGTAGTCACAAGGGAACTTTCGTAATCCGTATCGAGGATACAGATACAAAGCGTAACGTTGAAGGTGGTACAAAGAGTCAACTAGAAAACCTTAAATGGCTTGGCGTTGATTGGGATGAAGGTCCAGATGTCGGTGGAGATTATGGTCCTTACCGTCAATCAGAAAGAAAAGAAATTTATCAAAAATATATTGATGAATTACTTGAAAAGGGCTTAGCTTACAAATCATATCTGACTGAAGAACAACTAACAAAGATGCGTGAAGATCAAGAAGCTCATGGTCAAATGCCACACTACGAATATGAATTTGCAGGTATGACAGAAGAAGAAAAAGCTGCCAAGATCAAAGAAGCTGAAGATGCTGGTTTACAACCAGTTGTCAGATTCCACGTACCACATGCTAAAAATTACGAATGGGACGATATCGTAAAGGGTAAAGTTTCAATCGGTTCAGACACTATCGGTGGCGATTGGGTTATCCAAAAGCGTGACGGTATGCCTACATACAACTTTGCGGTTGTTATTGATGACCATTTGATGGAAATCTCTCACGTGCTTCGTGGTGATGACCACGTTGCTAATACACCAAAACAATTGATGATTTATGATGCCCTTGGCTGGGAAGCACCTAAGTTCGGCCATATGACACTTATCATCAATACTGAAACTGGTAAGAAATTAAGTAAACGTGATGAATCAATTCTCCAATTCATCGAACAATATCGTGAATTAGGTTACTTACCAGAAGCTATGTTTAACTTCATTACTTTACTTGGCTGGTCTCCAGTGGGTGAAGATGAATTATTCACACGTAAGCAATTTATCAAGATTTTTGATGAACATCGTTTGAGCAAATCACCTGCTAAGTTTGACCAAAAGAAACTTGAATGGGTCAACAACCAATACGTTAAGACAGCTGATGTTAGTGAAATTACTGACTTAGTTTTGGGTAATTTGATTGAAGCTAAACGGATTGATGCTGAACCAAGTACTGATGAAATTCAATGGGTCAGACATTTAACAGAACTTTACATGCCACAAATGAGTTATACACAACAAATCGTTGACTTGTCAGATGTCTTCTTTAATCAACCAGAACATCTAACTGATGACGAACAAAAAGAACTTGCTGACGATGATGCCAAGGCTGCTATTACTGATTTGAAGGGTAAGTTAGAAAAGATTACTCGCTTCACAGCTACACAAATTATGGCTGCTATTCAATCAGTTAGAGCTGATACTGGTGTTAAGGGTAGAAAACTTTACATGCCAGCTAGAATTGCTGCTACAAGAACAATGCATGGTCCAGCTATTGCTGAAACAATCGAATTGTTTGGTAAAGAAAAAGCCCTTGCTAATATCGACAAGACTTTGAAGGAAATGAACTAG
- the rpiA gene encoding ribose-5-phosphate isomerase RpiA translates to MDQNELKKAVGIKSVDYIKSDSVVGLGTGSTVYYMIEELGKRYQAGEIKNIVAVTTSSRSEKQAKSLGIPTKDLNDVDHIDLTIDGADQIDKNYQGIKGGGAAHLLEKMVATNSTKNIWIVDQSKLADTLGSFPLPLEVIPFGCEKTFVDLQKEDLHPEFRLDDKGDRVLTHNKNYVIDLKMGEIKHPHLLADWLDHQVGIVAHGLFLDIVNTIIVGYDDGPKVIENIR, encoded by the coding sequence TTGGATCAAAATGAATTAAAGAAAGCCGTTGGCATCAAGTCTGTTGACTACATCAAGAGTGATTCTGTTGTCGGACTAGGTACTGGTTCTACTGTTTATTATATGATTGAGGAACTTGGCAAACGTTATCAAGCCGGTGAAATTAAAAATATCGTTGCGGTGACAACTTCATCCCGTTCAGAAAAACAAGCTAAATCTTTAGGTATTCCAACCAAAGATTTAAATGATGTTGATCATATTGACTTAACAATTGATGGTGCCGACCAAATCGATAAAAACTACCAAGGTATTAAAGGTGGCGGTGCTGCCCACTTACTTGAAAAAATGGTTGCAACTAATTCCACCAAAAACATTTGGATCGTCGACCAATCAAAATTGGCTGACACTTTGGGAAGTTTTCCATTACCACTTGAAGTTATTCCTTTCGGTTGTGAAAAGACTTTTGTCGATCTTCAAAAAGAAGACTTGCATCCTGAATTCCGTTTAGATGATAAAGGCGACCGTGTTTTAACACATAATAAAAATTACGTTATTGATTTAAAGATGGGCGAAATTAAGCACCCTCATCTACTAGCCGATTGGTTAGATCATCAAGTTGGAATAGTTGCACATGGACTATTTCTTGATATAGTTAATACTATTATCGTTGGTTATGACGATGGACCTAAAGTAATTGAAAATATCAGATAG
- a CDS encoding KUP/HAK/KT family potassium transporter — MEKTQLNSLKNNPHSKKSVAGFLIALGIVYGDIGTSPLYVMHSLMVGNGGLEKMSTNFILGSVSLIFWTLTLVTTIKYVLIALRADNRGEGGIFALYTLVRKRAKWLIIPAMVGGATFLADGMMTPAVTVTAAIEGLKGIAIHNTVLISTQNQVIIVTLIILSTLFFIQRFGTQLIGRAFGPIMLIWFAFLGLMGILNLSSDWSMIRALNPYYAFELLRSPINIRGVFILGSIFLATTGAEALYSDMGHVGRPNIYTSWPFVKICLLLSYLGQATWILSVKDNHALQNMGSAMNPFYQSIPADFRLFGIFLSAMAAIIASQALISGSYTLVSEATKLKIFPRLKTYYPTNFKGQLYIPTVNSIIWVVCLFIVFYFKTSENMSNAYGLEITITMLMTTILLHQWLLMKRANRIFTTVIISFFFIIESIFFVTNSSKFIHGAYITMFIAALLIAVMFIWRYGERLKDDNTYRSHFVSLLAFKHQLNDLRKDPSYPLYTTNLVYLTKIHDGYRIKKNILYSILDKRPKRAQVYWFVTVNVTDEPYTAAYSVETFDTDYMVSVQLYLGFRVDQKVNVYLRQVVNDMMSNGEIKPQPQKYTTIPDRDVGDFSFAIIKEVLSPDTKISSLKKSVIHMRFFLQKFISPANWFGLSYSDVVEERVPLVLGKVSLNRLRLVRKDRSALKDIKVDEEIDDDDED, encoded by the coding sequence ATGGAAAAGACACAACTAAATTCATTGAAGAATAACCCCCATTCAAAGAAAAGTGTTGCAGGATTCCTAATTGCTTTGGGAATCGTATATGGGGACATTGGTACTTCTCCTCTATACGTTATGCACTCTTTGATGGTTGGGAATGGTGGACTGGAAAAAATGTCCACCAACTTTATTCTAGGCAGTGTTTCATTAATTTTTTGGACACTGACTTTAGTCACGACAATTAAGTATGTTTTAATTGCTCTTCGTGCTGATAACCGAGGTGAAGGTGGAATTTTTGCCCTCTATACCTTAGTCAGGAAACGCGCTAAGTGGCTGATCATTCCGGCTATGGTCGGTGGGGCAACCTTCTTAGCCGATGGTATGATGACACCAGCTGTTACTGTTACAGCCGCCATTGAAGGTTTAAAGGGCATTGCGATACACAACACTGTCCTAATCAGTACGCAAAACCAGGTAATCATAGTCACGCTGATTATTTTGTCGACCCTCTTCTTTATCCAAAGATTTGGTACACAATTAATTGGTCGTGCCTTTGGTCCCATCATGTTGATATGGTTCGCATTCCTTGGATTAATGGGAATTCTTAACCTTTCATCTGACTGGTCAATGATCAGAGCTTTGAATCCGTACTATGCTTTTGAATTACTCAGAAGTCCAATCAATATTCGTGGCGTCTTCATCCTAGGTAGTATTTTCCTTGCTACTACTGGTGCTGAAGCCCTTTATTCTGATATGGGACACGTTGGTCGACCAAATATTTATACTAGTTGGCCTTTCGTTAAAATCTGTCTGTTACTAAGTTATTTAGGACAAGCTACATGGATTTTGAGTGTAAAGGATAATCACGCACTTCAAAACATGGGTTCAGCGATGAATCCGTTCTACCAATCCATTCCTGCTGACTTCAGACTCTTTGGAATCTTCCTCTCAGCTATGGCAGCTATCATTGCTTCTCAAGCATTGATCTCTGGTTCTTACACATTGGTATCTGAAGCTACTAAGTTGAAGATTTTCCCAAGATTGAAAACTTACTATCCAACTAACTTCAAGGGTCAACTTTATATCCCAACAGTTAACTCAATTATCTGGGTCGTTTGTTTGTTCATTGTTTTCTATTTCAAAACTTCAGAAAACATGTCAAATGCCTATGGTCTAGAAATTACTATCACAATGCTTATGACAACAATTTTGCTCCATCAATGGTTGTTGATGAAACGTGCCAACCGGATTTTTACAACGGTTATTATCAGTTTCTTCTTTATCATTGAAAGTATCTTCTTCGTAACTAACAGTAGTAAATTTATTCACGGTGCTTACATTACAATGTTTATTGCCGCTTTACTTATTGCTGTTATGTTCATTTGGAGATACGGCGAACGTCTCAAAGACGATAACACTTACCGGAGCCACTTTGTTTCATTACTAGCTTTTAAACATCAATTAAACGATTTAAGAAAAGATCCAAGTTACCCACTTTACACTACTAACTTGGTTTACCTAACAAAGATTCACGACGGTTATCGTATTAAAAAGAATATTCTTTATTCAATTCTTGATAAACGTCCAAAACGAGCTCAAGTTTATTGGTTTGTAACAGTTAATGTTACTGACGAACCTTATACTGCAGCTTATAGTGTTGAAACTTTTGATACTGACTACATGGTCAGCGTTCAACTTTACTTAGGCTTCAGAGTTGACCAAAAGGTTAACGTTTACTTACGTCAAGTTGTTAACGATATGATGTCAAATGGTGAAATCAAGCCACAACCACAGAAATATACAACTATTCCTGATCGTGATGTTGGTGACTTCTCATTTGCTATTATTAAAGAAGTTCTCTCACCAGATACGAAAATCAGTAGTTTGAAGAAGAGTGTTATTCATATGCGCTTCTTCCTACAAAAGTTTATTTCACCAGCTAACTGGTTTGGACTATCATACAGTGATGTAGTTGAAGAACGTGTTCCATTAGTTCTTGGTAAAGTTTCACTCAATCGATTACGCCTCGTCCGTAAAGATCGCTCAGCCTTGAAAGATATTAAAGTTGACGAAGAAATCGACGATGACGACGAAGATTAA
- a CDS encoding GNAT family N-acetyltransferase codes for MEMKHEDGRFFLEDNDEMIGEITYSAVKDGVISLDHTYVSDSYRGQGLAGKLLNAALDFADLKGLKIVPVCEYAKATFERKPEIRFLLAENYQELLKKGEN; via the coding sequence ATGGAAATGAAACATGAGGACGGTCGTTTCTTTCTTGAAGATAATGACGAAATGATTGGTGAAATCACTTATTCCGCTGTTAAAGATGGAGTTATTTCACTTGATCACACTTATGTCAGCGATTCATATCGTGGACAAGGATTGGCTGGTAAACTTTTGAACGCTGCTTTAGATTTTGCTGATTTGAAGGGGCTCAAAATCGTCCCAGTTTGTGAGTACGCTAAAGCTACTTTTGAAAGAAAACCAGAAATCAGATTTTTGTTAGCTGAAAATTACCAAGAGCTATTAAAAAAGGGGGAAAATTAG
- a CDS encoding PIN/TRAM domain-containing protein, with translation MRKIVINIIFALLGIAVGITVLPSLWEVSGLAGIAFINNGYFDGLIGCIIFYFVSFLFVKPILNLNQQIEKYLNSRSPGWIIYGSGFLIGGLVLANIISIPFYMMHNMFSNVIPVILMIVFGWIGFRMGTSRRNDWNNFSISKRNNNKTAADKNNEIASEGEVTRRSAKKDFYPYKILDTSVVIDGRIHQLAQTGFLEGKLMIPDFVVHELQLISDSSDNQKRERGRRGLDILNEIKMDQTINYETTTRDYDNIPEVDMKLLKLAKEIGGAVITNDYNLSKVSEFQNVQVLNINELAKVLKPMVLPGETMTVKVIKEGTEREQGVAYLEDGTMVVVEEGKYFINKDVDVVVTSALQTDAGKMIFAKPKHSMHGIQEKSSAKENSNNHNNGGSNKNHNSNGKRNSNRNNSRNKRGEHRNGKKVR, from the coding sequence ATGCGAAAAATTGTAATAAATATAATTTTTGCACTGTTAGGTATCGCTGTCGGAATTACCGTTTTACCTAGCTTGTGGGAAGTATCAGGTTTAGCAGGAATTGCTTTTATCAATAACGGCTATTTTGATGGACTTATTGGATGTATTATATTTTATTTTGTGTCGTTCTTGTTTGTTAAACCAATCTTGAATTTGAATCAACAAATTGAAAAATATCTTAATTCAAGATCACCCGGCTGGATCATTTATGGCTCAGGATTTTTAATTGGTGGTTTAGTTTTAGCTAATATTATTTCAATTCCGTTTTATATGATGCACAATATGTTCTCAAATGTTATTCCAGTTATTTTAATGATTGTTTTTGGCTGGATCGGTTTTCGAATGGGAACGAGTCGTCGGAATGATTGGAACAACTTTTCGATTTCAAAACGAAATAATAATAAAACAGCAGCAGATAAGAATAATGAGATTGCTTCTGAGGGTGAAGTAACTCGTCGTTCAGCCAAAAAAGATTTTTATCCATATAAAATTTTGGATACATCAGTGGTGATTGATGGTCGTATTCATCAATTAGCACAAACGGGATTTTTGGAAGGTAAGTTGATGATTCCGGACTTCGTTGTTCATGAGTTACAACTAATTTCCGATTCTAGTGATAATCAAAAGCGTGAACGTGGACGTCGTGGTTTAGATATCTTAAATGAAATTAAGATGGATCAAACGATTAATTACGAAACAACAACGCGTGATTATGATAATATTCCAGAAGTGGATATGAAATTGCTTAAATTAGCTAAAGAAATCGGTGGTGCTGTCATCACAAATGATTATAATTTAAGTAAGGTAAGTGAATTTCAAAATGTTCAAGTGCTTAACATTAACGAACTAGCCAAAGTTTTGAAACCAATGGTTTTGCCAGGAGAAACGATGACTGTTAAAGTTATAAAAGAGGGTACTGAAAGAGAGCAAGGTGTCGCATACCTAGAGGATGGTACGATGGTCGTTGTTGAAGAAGGTAAATACTTCATTAACAAGGATGTCGATGTCGTCGTAACTAGTGCATTGCAAACTGATGCTGGTAAAATGATATTCGCAAAGCCTAAGCATTCAATGCATGGTATCCAAGAAAAGAGTAGTGCCAAAGAGAATTCCAATAACCATAATAATGGCGGTTCAAACAAAAACCATAACAGTAATGGCAAACGGAATTCAAATCGGAACAACTCGAGAAATAAAAGGGGAGAACACAGAAATGGCAAAAAAGTCAGATAA
- the radA gene encoding DNA repair protein RadA: protein MAKVKTKFVCQNCGYVSPKYLGRCPNCGVWNQMVEEVEHPEAAKASATPSRRVSDVEAKPMKLNEVSFEKEPRVETDLGELNRVLGGGIVPGSLILIGGDPGIGKSTLLTQVSGQLAKDGSKVLYVSGEESASQIKMRADRIGVKGDNLYLYPQTDMSYIRETIDEMHPDYLIIDSVQTMDEPEITSAVGSVSQIREVTAELMNIAKQQNITVFVVGHVTKGGAIAGPKILEHMVDTVLYFEGDTHHSYRILRSVKNRFGSTNEIGIFEMRTKGLVEVANPSEIFLEERLADANGSAVVVSMEGTRPILVEIQSLITPTVFGNAKRTATGLDHNRVSVIMAVLEKRGNLMLQNQDAYLKSTGGVKLDEPAIDLALAMSIASSYKNTGIPGTDCFVGEVGLTGEVRRVNRIDQRVNEAEKLGFKRIFIPKNNLGDWSKDNKIQIIGVSTVSDAMNKIF, encoded by the coding sequence TTGGCAAAAGTTAAAACGAAATTCGTATGTCAAAATTGTGGCTATGTTTCACCAAAGTATTTAGGACGTTGTCCTAACTGTGGTGTCTGGAATCAAATGGTTGAAGAAGTTGAACATCCAGAAGCTGCCAAAGCTAGTGCAACTCCCAGTCGTCGAGTTAGTGACGTTGAAGCAAAGCCTATGAAGTTAAATGAGGTATCTTTTGAGAAGGAGCCTCGAGTTGAAACTGATTTGGGTGAATTAAACCGAGTACTTGGTGGCGGTATCGTCCCAGGATCATTGATTTTGATTGGTGGTGATCCTGGTATTGGTAAATCGACGTTGTTAACACAAGTATCAGGACAATTGGCCAAAGATGGTAGTAAAGTTTTGTATGTTTCTGGTGAAGAGAGTGCTTCACAAATTAAAATGCGTGCCGATCGGATTGGGGTCAAGGGTGACAATTTGTACCTTTATCCCCAAACCGATATGAGTTATATCCGTGAAACGATTGATGAAATGCACCCAGATTATTTGATTATTGATTCTGTCCAAACAATGGATGAGCCAGAAATTACCTCAGCTGTCGGTAGTGTTTCACAAATTCGTGAAGTAACAGCCGAGTTAATGAATATTGCTAAACAACAAAATATTACTGTTTTTGTCGTTGGTCATGTGACCAAAGGTGGGGCCATTGCCGGTCCAAAAATTTTGGAACATATGGTTGATACTGTTCTATACTTTGAAGGGGATACTCACCACAGCTATCGAATTTTGCGTTCAGTGAAAAATCGTTTTGGTTCAACTAATGAGATTGGTATTTTTGAAATGCGGACAAAGGGCTTAGTTGAAGTTGCTAATCCATCGGAGATCTTTTTGGAAGAACGTTTAGCTGATGCCAATGGTTCCGCCGTGGTTGTTTCCATGGAAGGTACGAGACCAATTTTGGTAGAAATCCAATCATTAATCACACCAACAGTTTTTGGGAATGCCAAAAGAACTGCCACAGGTTTAGATCACAACCGCGTTTCTGTGATCATGGCAGTGTTGGAAAAACGTGGCAACTTGATGCTTCAAAATCAAGATGCCTACTTAAAGTCGACTGGTGGTGTAAAGTTGGATGAGCCAGCTATTGATTTAGCTTTGGCCATGTCAATCGCATCAAGTTATAAAAATACTGGGATTCCTGGAACAGATTGTTTCGTTGGTGAAGTTGGTTTGACAGGTGAAGTTCGTCGCGTTAACCGCATTGATCAGCGTGTCAATGAAGCCGAAAAACTAGGCTTTAAGCGTATTTTCATTCCCAAGAATAATCTCGGTGATTGGTCGAAAGACAATAAAATTCAAATAATCGGTGTTAGTACAGTATCAGATGCAATGAACAAAATTTTCTAA
- a CDS encoding C1 family peptidase yields MTKEITSSELDKFKTAFENTPGSSAIKNAVANNGLFKSSETMASKVAMDPTFSVEIDTGKVADQKQSGLCWVFAALNTMRHPLQDNFKIKGFELSQGYMLFWDKLEKSNYFFENVINTAALPTGDRKVDFLMATPQQDGGQWDMVMALVQKYGVVPKAVMPDTFSRTNSSELNNVLNKKLRKDAIILRDLVNDNKSAEDIERKKNELLSEIYKILVYTVGVPPTKFDWAYRDDDKNYHKETGITPQEFFKKYVGWDLDSYISTINAPTADKPYNHVYTVEMLGNVVGGRQVRHLNLEINDFKKLAVKQLQAGETVWFGSDVGQSSDRKIGIMDTNIYDLEGLLNTDLKMTKAERLDYIESMMTHAMVITGVDLDENGNPLKWKVENSWGEKVGTKGYFVMSDSWFDEFVYQLVINKKYLPEDLKNTFETESKDPKVLAPWDPMGALA; encoded by the coding sequence ATGACTAAAGAAATCACATCATCAGAATTAGATAAATTTAAAACTGCATTTGAAAACACACCTGGTTCTTCTGCAATTAAAAATGCAGTAGCTAACAACGGTTTGTTCAAATCAAGTGAAACAATGGCTTCAAAAGTTGCCATGGACCCTACTTTCTCAGTTGAAATTGATACTGGTAAAGTTGCCGATCAAAAGCAATCTGGATTATGCTGGGTTTTCGCAGCATTGAACACAATGAGACACCCTCTTCAAGATAATTTCAAAATTAAGGGATTCGAATTATCACAAGGCTACATGCTTTTCTGGGATAAACTAGAAAAATCAAATTACTTCTTTGAAAATGTTATCAACACAGCTGCCCTACCTACTGGCGACCGTAAAGTTGACTTTTTAATGGCAACACCTCAACAAGACGGTGGTCAATGGGATATGGTTATGGCACTAGTTCAAAAATATGGTGTTGTTCCTAAGGCTGTTATGCCAGATACATTCAGTCGTACAAACTCTTCCGAACTAAATAATGTTCTTAATAAAAAATTACGTAAAGATGCTATTATCTTGCGTGACCTTGTTAATGATAATAAATCTGCTGAAGATATCGAACGTAAGAAGAATGAACTTCTAAGCGAAATCTACAAGATTTTGGTTTACACAGTTGGCGTTCCACCTACCAAATTCGACTGGGCTTACCGTGACGATGATAAAAATTATCACAAAGAAACAGGTATCACACCTCAAGAATTCTTCAAGAAATATGTTGGCTGGGACTTAGACAGTTATATCTCAACAATCAACGCCCCAACAGCTGACAAACCATACAATCACGTTTATACCGTTGAAATGTTAGGTAATGTCGTTGGTGGTCGCCAAGTACGCCACTTGAACCTTGAAATCAATGACTTCAAGAAGTTAGCTGTTAAACAACTCCAAGCCGGCGAAACTGTTTGGTTCGGTAGTGATGTTGGTCAAAGTTCAGACCGTAAGATTGGTATCATGGATACAAACATTTATGATCTTGAAGGCCTACTAAATACCGACTTGAAGATGACCAAAGCAGAACGCCTTGATTACATCGAAAGTATGATGACACACGCCATGGTTATTACAGGTGTTGACTTAGACGAAAATGGTAACCCATTGAAGTGGAAAGTTGAAAACTCATGGGGTGAAAAAGTTGGAACTAAAGGTTACTTCGTAATGAGCGACTCATGGTTCGATGAATTCGTTTATCAACTAGTTATCAACAAGAAATACTTACCAGAAGATCTTAAGAATACCTTTGAAACAGAATCAAAAGATCCAAAAGTATTGGCACCATGGGATCCAATGGGCGCATTAGCTTAA
- a CDS encoding dUTP diphosphatase translates to MTKKRGFEIVKKYEGKDINLPVRQTKNAAGYDIESAEDFVVPSIWKFGVLNVLKFLLNKGKMDDDKIAEVQKSIKPVLVPTGVKAYMQDDEVLIIASRSSNPLKRGLSIPNGIGVVDADYYNNESNEGELFVQLINFFPVDYTVKKGERLAQGIFIKYLTTDNDEGGLTKRNGGFGSSGI, encoded by the coding sequence TTGACTAAAAAACGTGGATTTGAAATTGTAAAAAAATACGAAGGTAAAGATATTAATTTACCAGTTCGTCAAACTAAAAATGCCGCAGGATATGACATTGAGAGCGCTGAAGATTTTGTAGTGCCTTCAATTTGGAAGTTCGGTGTGCTCAATGTTTTGAAATTTTTGCTCAATAAAGGCAAAATGGATGATGATAAAATTGCTGAAGTTCAAAAGTCAATTAAACCAGTTTTAGTTCCAACCGGTGTTAAAGCATATATGCAAGACGATGAAGTGTTAATTATTGCCAGTCGTTCTAGCAACCCATTGAAGCGTGGCTTATCAATTCCTAATGGTATTGGTGTTGTTGATGCTGATTATTATAATAATGAAAGCAACGAGGGAGAACTGTTTGTTCAATTGATCAACTTTTTCCCAGTTGATTATACTGTTAAAAAGGGTGAACGTTTGGCACAAGGTATTTTCATCAAATATCTAACAACTGATAATGATGAAGGCGGATTAACGAAACGTAATGGAGGATTTGGTTCTTCAGGAATATAA